A window of the Sabethes cyaneus chromosome 1, idSabCyanKW18_F2, whole genome shotgun sequence genome harbors these coding sequences:
- the LOC128734025 gene encoding ras-related protein Ral-a isoform X2 has protein sequence MSKKPTAGPALHKVIMVGSGGVGKSALTLQFMYDEFVEDYEPTKADSYRKKVVLDGEEVQIDILDTAGQEDYAAIRDNYFRSGEGFLCVFSITEDDSFQATQEFREQILRVKNDENIPFLLVGNKCDLNDKRKVPLAECQARAQQWGVPYVETSAKTRENVDKIFYDLIRDIANRKRKNSETVQQPKREKPRCCQLL, from the exons ATGTCTAAGAAACCAACGGCGGGACCGGCACTGCACAAGGTCATTATGGTCGGTAGCGGTGGCGTCGGCAAATCGGCGCTCACACTGCAATTCATGTACGATGAATTTGTGGAGGACTATGAACCGACCAAGGCAGATAGCTACAGGAAAAAG GTTGTTCTAGACGGCGAGGAGGTACAAATTGATATTCTAGACACGGCGGGTCAGGAGGATTATGCGGCCATTCGCGACAACTACTTCCGCAGCGGTGAAGGGTTCCTGTGCGTATTTTCGATTACTGAGGACGATAGTTTTCAGGCAACGCAGGAATTCCG GGAGCAAATATTGCGTgtgaaaaacgatgaaaatattCCGTTCCTCCTGGTCGGCAACAAGTGCGACCTGAACGACAAACGGAAAGTGCCACTGGCCGAGTGTCAGGCCAGAGCTCAGCAGTGGGGTGTGCCATACGTCGAAACGTCGGCGAAGACACGGGAAAACGTTGATAAG ATATTCTATGACTTGATCCGGGACATCGCAAACCGCAAGAGAAAGAATAGTGAGACCGTACAGCAGCCGAAACGAGAGAAACCACGGTGCTGCCAGCTACTGTAG
- the LOC128734025 gene encoding ras-related protein Ral-a isoform X1, producing MSKKPTAGPALHKVIMVGSGGVGKSALTLQFMYDEFVEDYEPTKADSYRKKVVLDGEEVQIDILDTAGQEDYAAIRDNYFRSGEGFLCVFSITEDDSFQATQEFREQILRVKNDENIPFLLVGNKCDLNDKRKVPLAECQARAQQWGVPYVETSAKTRENVDKVFFDLMREIRSRKTEDSKTTNGRAKDKSKRRKIKCTLI from the exons ATGTCTAAGAAACCAACGGCGGGACCGGCACTGCACAAGGTCATTATGGTCGGTAGCGGTGGCGTCGGCAAATCGGCGCTCACACTGCAATTCATGTACGATGAATTTGTGGAGGACTATGAACCGACCAAGGCAGATAGCTACAGGAAAAAG GTTGTTCTAGACGGCGAGGAGGTACAAATTGATATTCTAGACACGGCGGGTCAGGAGGATTATGCGGCCATTCGCGACAACTACTTCCGCAGCGGTGAAGGGTTCCTGTGCGTATTTTCGATTACTGAGGACGATAGTTTTCAGGCAACGCAGGAATTCCG GGAGCAAATATTGCGTgtgaaaaacgatgaaaatattCCGTTCCTCCTGGTCGGCAACAAGTGCGACCTGAACGACAAACGGAAAGTGCCACTGGCCGAGTGTCAGGCCAGAGCTCAGCAGTGGGGTGTGCCATACGTCGAAACGTCGGCGAAGACACGGGAAAACGTTGATAAG GTGTTCTTCGATTTGATGCGCGAAATACGCTCACGAAAAACGGAAGATTCCAAGACAACAAATGGACGCGCCAAAGATAAATCTAAACGAAGGAAAATCAAGTGTACACTGATATAG
- the LOC128732331 gene encoding uncharacterized protein C15orf61 homolog → MLVRTLFNKKPKVSEVLTAYLKQCNEPPWTSYFIKYRDVTNDHFGRSHFNWTLDTGTNYHILRTGCYPYMKYHCTKRPVQDLTVDDTFFRIIKIINLGLPQLGYGFAARFLIRHVEWVDMGKSYGKVPIYFLYEEDKGSEY, encoded by the exons ATGTTAGTAAGAActttatttaataaaaaacCAAAAGTTTCCGAAGTATTAACGGCATATTTGAAACAGTGCAATGAACCACCATGGACGTCCTACTTTATCAAG TACCGGGACGTCACAAACGATCATTTCGGTCGATCACATTTTAACTGGACGCTGGATACGGGAACGAACTATCACATATTGCGCACTGGATGCTATCCCTATATGAAGTACCATTGCACCAAACGACCCGTTCAGGATCTAACAGTAGACGATACGTTTTTTCGGATTATTAAAATTATCAACCTAGGTTTGCCACAGCTTGGTTATGGATTTGCTGCCCGCTTTCTGATTCGACACGTAGAGTGGGTAGATATGGGAAAGAGTTATGGTAAAGTGCCGATTTACTTCCTCTATGAAGAGGATAAAGGTTCGGAATACTAG